The following coding sequences are from one Microbacterium sp. SORGH_AS_0969 window:
- a CDS encoding VOC family protein, whose translation MSPAGAFSGFAVDDLDAAHRFYADTLGLTVEVLAGTGFLSLQLASGGSVLVYGKPNHTPASFTVLNFPVADVEAAVDDLRARGVETKIYDDADFPTDSRGIMREGGPLIAWFRDSAGNVLAVLEE comes from the coding sequence CTGAGTCCCGCCGGTGCCTTCTCGGGCTTCGCCGTCGACGACCTCGACGCCGCCCATCGCTTCTACGCGGACACGCTCGGACTCACCGTCGAGGTGCTCGCCGGCACGGGCTTCCTGTCGCTGCAGCTCGCCTCGGGTGGGAGCGTGCTCGTGTACGGCAAGCCGAACCACACGCCCGCGTCGTTCACGGTGCTGAACTTCCCCGTCGCGGATGTCGAGGCGGCCGTCGACGACCTGCGGGCGCGTGGCGTCGAGACGAAGATCTACGACGATGCGGACTTCCCCACCGACTCGCGCGGTATCATGCGCGAGGGCGGACCGCTGATCGCGTGGTTCCGCGACTCGGCGGGCAACGTCCTCGCCGTGCTCGAAGAATGA